A single genomic interval of Carassius auratus strain Wakin chromosome 30, ASM336829v1, whole genome shotgun sequence harbors:
- the LOC113050002 gene encoding C-X-C chemokine receptor type 1-like encodes MHKEEGSATYKPHSCTLYTQTKTKKSKSCHFLSCCWANLHIHISNWQMKMEYQNISNSSLVARTSVDELVSSTVLGLCCALGVPGNIVVLVILTQHLKEGSFTPKLMLSLAVSDLLSLISLPVWIYALLNGWVFGDELCKLFSYVVYCSLYSSVLSVTLLSVQRYLQVLYPQRWAKLGQKGQKGLIMGIWTSSGALGSYALYFRNVKQKKDRFPECHQDYRNNQEKLAVLLVETLLMFVVPLFSLLFFYLRLHQRISQSVSFKSHRLTKLAVRIVMAFFIFSTPCMINNLVLMALSWESDVSNNVTGALFFINSCVNPFLYAFSARTLRCRRKQHSDEQQHQNITENKL; translated from the coding sequence ATGCATAAGGAAGAAGGAAGTGCAACTTACAAACCACATTCATGCACCTTATACACtcagactaaaactaaaaagagtaAAAGCTGTCATTTCCTTAGCTGTTGTTGGGCAAACCTTCATATTCACATCAGCAACTGGCAGATGAAGATGGAGTACCAGAACATTTCTAACAGCTCTCTGGTCGCCCGTACCTCAGTGGACGAGTTAGTATCCAGCACTGTTCTGGGATTGTGCTGTGCTCTGGGTGTACCAGGTAATATAGTGGTGCTGGTCATCCTCACCCAACATTTGAAGGAGGGCAGTTTTACCCCCAAACTGATGCTGAGTCTGGCTGTCTCGGATCTATTGAGTCTGATTTCTCTGCCTGTGTGGATCTATGCCCTACTGAATGGCTGGGTTTTTGGTGACGAACTTTGTAAGTTATTTTCATATGTAGTCTACTGTAGCCTCTACAGTAGTGTGCTTTCGGTCACCTTGTTGAGTGTGCAAAGGTACCTGCAGGTGCTGTATCCACAGAGATGGGCAAAACTTGGACAGAAGGGCCAAAAGGGGCTGATTATGGGGATATGGACATCCAGTGGAGCTCTGGGTTCTTATGCTCTTTATTTCCGAAACGTGAAGCAGAAGAAGGACAGATTTCCAGAGTGTCATCAGGATTATAGAAATAATCAAGAAAAACTAGCTGTCTTACTCGTAGAGACTCTATTGATGTTTGTTGTGCCTCTCTTCAGCCTGTTGTTCTTCTACCTTCGACTTCATCAACGGATAAGTCAGTCAGTTTCCTTCAAAAGCCACAGGCTGACAAAACTGGCCGTCAGAATCGTAATGGCCTTCTTCATATTCAGCACCCCCTGTATGATCAACAACTTGGTCTTAATGGCATTGTCATGGGAATCAGATGTCAGCAATAATGTTACCGGGGCTCTTTTCTTCATCAACAGTTGTGTGAACCCCTTTCTGTACGCCTTCTCGGCCCGTACACTGCGATGCAGAAGAAAACAGCATTCAGACGAGCAACAACATCAGAATATAACAGAAAACAAACTCTGA